The nucleotide sequence TTCTGGTCAGTCAGAAGCTGGTGCAAGAGTATTTCTCATACGCCTGGTTACAGTACCTGGCTGCTAACCTCACGTTTCTGAATTTTCTGCACCCCTCTCTGCCGGGTGTTTTTGAAGCCAATAAATATGCAGCTGTGAACGGCGCGTTATGGACTCTCAAAGTGGAAGCGATGTTTTACATTGCAGTGCCTGTACTGGTCTATTTCTTTCGACGATTCCCCAGGCTGCCGATCCTGTTCCTGATTTACCTGCTTTCAATTGGCTACAGCGAACTTCTGCTGACTGCTTCTGCGAGGACGGGCGTAGAGTTCTACGCGCGACTGGCACGACAGCTGCCGGGACAGATGTGTTTCTTTATGGCGGGGGCGACGTTGTTTTACTATTTGAACTTTTTTGAACGAAATGTCAAATGGTTTGCGATAGTGGCTGCTGTCATTCTGATGGTTGATGGGGTTGTCGTTCCTTTGCCCTGGCTGCAACCGGCTGCGCTGGCGACGCTGGTTATCTTTTTCGGATTGTTTCTGTATGCGGGAAACTTCGGAAAATATGGTGACTTTTCCTACGGCGTTTACATCCTGCATTTCCCGATTCTACAGCTACTGTTGAACTCCGGCTGGTTTGCAGAACGCCCGTGGCTGTTTCTGCTGACAACCATCGGCCTGACTGCGGTGGGGGCGTTCCTGATGTGGAATCTGGTTGAGAAACGCTTCCTGTTACGCAGCAGTCATTATGTTGCCGCGGTCGAAACGCCGGCAGATGAGCTGACGGTCCCGCAACCAGCCAGCCTGTCAGCCGAGTAATTTTATTTTGATTTCAAATCGAAGTCGAAACTGTTGTCGCCTTCTTTGACCTCAGCTGTCAGCTCCGTTTTGTTGTTATACTTAGCAGGTATCAGTTGTTCCCCTGCTTGCTCCGGGTCATCTGGCATCTTGCTAATCAAAACTTTGTGGCTTCCTGGTGTCGCCCCGGAGGCATCCGAATTATATTGGAGCGTGTAAGAGCCATCGCTTTCCGTGGTTGCACTTGATGCACGGCGTCTGGCTTTGTCAGTGGCCTGCTGTGGTTCAAAAATAACTTTTGCGCCTTCGAGGGGCGCACCATCCATGGTTATGACGCCTGTGACTTGAGCGAGTTCGGGGATAGGTTCTCCTCCACTGCCGCAGCCTGAAACCGAAAAGATCAAAATAGTAAAGAGGATAGAGTTTACTCGTTGTGGTACGCAAACATTGAGCATGATATAGAAATCTTATTTTAAAGAAGTATGAGAGGCTGAAACTATCTGCAGGCTTTCGTTGAGAGAAATACCGCGATGGAAAGTTTCCATCGCGGTATTTCAGACGATACAAAGAATGACTAAAAGAGCATTCCTTTAAAATTCAGGAAGGATTTCTCCACCTCTGACCGAAATTAAAGCGGCTACAACACCGACACGGTCGACATTTTCACTCAGGAATCGGACGGCCCCATCAGCCAAAAGGATATGACCACCACCTACATGGTGACTACCTGCGCCCCAGGCATATTGTTTGTTGTTTCCATCATAGTTGAAGTTTAGCGTATAGTTCAATTTTGCTGGTGTAATGAAAAACGTATGGGCCGCTGCATTCCAGAAGGGACCATAGCTGGTTGACGTTTTATTCAACGGGGTTTCTACAAAAATCATGGTGTTACTGGTGCCGTCCGTGATATCGCGGAATCTGGCAGCGCCGTTACGCCCCAATACCCCTTTTTCGATGCTGGTATTACTTTCCCAGCTACCCATACTGGCGCCGTATTGATAAGTAGCTACACCATAGCTGGTCCGCCAGCCGGGAGTCGCATGGTAAGTACCTGATGTAACAGATTGTGATGGATTCCCGGGATCCGAGGGACAGAGAAATACAGGGACCGGCGATGTAACAATGGATGTTTGATCTGTAGTGGGAGCAGCTGTAGTGCAACCTGAGTGAACTCCGCGTCCACTTGGGAGGCTGAAGTTATACTGGTTATAAAGATTTGCCTGGTCAATGTACGGTAGAATCATCTGATAACAGGTATGATTCAGGATTGGAGATGAGCCTTGGACACTAGCGCAACCCGTCAGACCAGCATTAATAGTAGCTGGTGGGAATACGCGATGTGTATCGTGGTAGTTATGAAGTGCCAGACCCATCTGTTTCAGATTGTTTTTACAGGTGCTGCGGCGGGCTGCTTCGCGGGCCTGTTGTACTGCAGGTAACAGCAGTGCGATTAAAATGGCGATGATCGCAATCACCACTAGAAGTTCAATCAGGGTGAAACCGTGTTTCCGTGACTTTTGTGTGCGCATGAAAGTGCCTTTTTCATAGAATGAGAAGAAAGAAATAGAACTCAGAAGAATGGACGTGACTGGTGTTTCGTTGATGGGAGCGCGCAACTGGCGAAATCAGTTTTGCTACTGTTTGTAAATATTACTTAACAGTGCCAACTAATTATGTGACTGGTGTGAAGCTCACGCAACCTCATTTGTTAAGAATTATAATTAAATGCGGCGTTTTTATTTAAGAATTTTGAATAATCAAAACATTCATTGGTAAGATAATGTATACTAACGGTTTAGAGTTCGCCCATCCCGCAGACTAATCGATTCTATCATTGGAAACGGTATTTTCTTAACGTTTCAACAGAAATCGCATGAGACAGAGGATACTTGTGTGTCCTTATTCGCTGATGAGGGGAAGTGATCAAAGTCGTTTATTTTCGAAGTGCAATCAGATACGTGAAAACTCGGGGATGAGTTAACATTGGGAATTAAATTCGTTACTTCTTTACTGATTCTGTGTAAGTGATCCTGAAACTGGCTTCCATTGATTTAATCAGGAGAAAAAATGGACCGTCTTATTTATCAACTCTCAGAGCTGGACTCCTCGCTGGTAGCTGAAGCGGGAGGGAAAGGAGCTTCCCTGGGAGAATTGATGCGGGCACGGGCGCCGGTTCCCCCTGGTTTTGTTGTAACAAGCGCTGCCTTCCGACATTATTTTTCTGCAACGGAACTCCAGCGGCCGATGCTTGAAATTATGCAGGCATCGAAATCCAATGAGATCGATTATTCACAGGCTCATCAGCGCATTCGATCCTGTGTTGAAGCCGTTGAGGTGCCTGTTGAAATCTGTGAAGCGGTGCTGATCGCAGCAGAGAAATTAGCAGCGCCACGTGTTTCGGTCCGATCCAGTGCGACGTGTGAAGACAGTGCCACCAGTGCCTGGGCGGGACAACTGGAGACCTTTCTGGATGTCACTCCCGAAGAAATTATTGATAAAATCCGGAACTGCTGGCTGTCTCTGTTTAGCGAGTCAGCGTTGTCTTATGGCGGGTGTCATGGATTTTCCACGGGAGAAATTTCTGTGGCTGTGGTTGTGCAACAGATGGTGCAGAGTGAGATCTCCGGTATCGGGTTTTCGGTTCACCCTGTTACCCAGGAACCTGAAATTCAATTAATTGAAGCCTGCCTGGGGCTGGGGGAAGCGATCGTTTCCGGGCGTATCACTCCGGATCAGTTTGTTGTCGAGCGGGGTTCCCGTCAGATTCTGGAATCAATTACCGGAGATCAGAAAGAAGCATTGTGGATCGCTGAGGGGAACTCGAAACCAGTCTGGCAGGAACTCGATGGTCGAGGCAGACAACCGAAAATCACGCAAGAACAGGTTTCCGAGTATTCCGCCCTGTTGAACCAGTTACACGAGCACTACGGTCATCCCATTGATACAGAATGGGCAATACAGGATGGGGACTTTCAGGTTTTACAGGCGCGACCGATCACGACCCTGGCGCCGGAATACAATAAGCGGCTGTTTGATGATTCGCAGGGATGGCAATTCTGCGTTCGTCGTCCTTTTTTCCTGCTGGCTGCCTCCCTGCTCCCTTACTGGATGGATGCGAAACACGCGGACAATACGCTGGGCGCACATCTGAATGAAGCGTTGCTGATTCAGGATGAAACCGGGATGATGAATATGTTTTATACTCAAAGTTCCAGTGAAGCCTTTCTCGAGCGCATCAGTGATCTGTTTCAGAATGATCGTGAGCAACTTCTCCGCATCTTAAGGTATGGGCTTGGAATTTATGCACAGGCACCACCTGTCATCGAACAGGGGTTGAGTGGATTTGAGAACCTGGCAGAACTCGAAGACCTGTTTGCTGACATCGCCCAGCATACGACGGTATTTCCTGCCTGGGTTCTCATCTATATTGAAGCCTGTCAGATTGATGACCCTGAAGTGCGGTCTCTGGCAGAGCAGATTCGTTCCCATTCTCTGTATCCGGTGATTGAACGAAATATCCTGCAGCCTCTGGCCTCTCAGACCGCAGAGCAACTCGGTTTTGCTGAGCCGGATTGCGCCTGCGAATTGATATTGTGGAGTGAGTTGAAATCAGGAACCGTAACGCGCGAACTGCTGGAATCCCGATACGAAGCAATCAGGGAGGGCAAACGGTTCATTTTTCAGGTCATTGATGGTGAGGAAACATTTCACCTGGTTTCTCAGACCGGATATTTACTGACTCGATTGGCGAAGCAGCGTAACCTTCAGGTCCGCACCAACGAAAACGAGCTGACAGGACAAGTCGCGTGGCCGGGAATTTTTCAGGGGCGGGCACGGGTGGTTCTCAGCCTGGATGCGCTGGGACTGACACTTTCGCCTGATGAGGTTCTGGTTTCGATCCAGTCCAATCCGGCATTGATGCCTTTACTGCAGCAGTGTGGTGCGATTGTAACTGATGATGGCGGTATTGCCTGTCACGCTGCGATACTGGCGCGGGAATTGAAAAAACCGACCTTAATTGGCACGAGAGAAGCAACGATAAAAATCCAGACCGGCGACTTGATCGAAATAGACACTTACGCCCAGGTCGTGCGAATTCTGGAGAAGAAGCAGTCTTAATAAAAAAGCACTGATACCAGGCAGGCATCAGTGCTATTCGAATGGGGATGACAGGACTTGAACCTGCACGCCTTGCGGCACTAGATCCTAAATCTAGCGTGTCTGCCAATTCCACCACATCCCCGGATGGAGTTACTTTCAGTGGGAATACTAACGATTTCCGGTAGTTGATACAAATCGCAGATGAGAAAAAAGTCTGACTTTCAGCGGGATTCTCGAAGATTTCTTCGTTCGCTCCCCGAAATTCTGAGACAGACTGTACGCGTTATTCAGTTGGAGAATCCGTCTCAGATGACTCGTTTTCTTCTTCCTGCTCAAGTTTGGAAATCTGGTCGCGGAGGGAAGCGGCGGCTTCGTAATTTTCTTCCGCTACCGCAGCCGTCAACTCCCTGCGGAGCTTAATCAAATTGTACTGCTGCTGACTGGAAGTGGGTGCCCGCTTGGGAAATTTACCGATATGTTCACACGCACCATGAATATTTTCCAGAAGCTGTATCAGGGGCTCGCGGAACGCAATGTAATCATGTGGACAGCCCAGACGCCCTTCACTGCGAAATTCCTGGAATGTGATCCCGCAATTCGGACACTCCAGTTCCTCGTCCAGATCCAGGTCCTGTGAGTTGAGTTCGATCAGAGTTGCCTCGTCCTGGGGTTCCCATTCATCGGAGGGAGCCTGGCCACTGATGTATTCCTGAAAATGTTCTTCACAGAAATGAAGCGCCTGTGCCTCCCCGTTTTGAATTTCGGTCAGGTGGTAGACAGCGGGTTTATTACAGACTCTACATTTTTTCATGGTTGAAACTTTTTGGATAATGGACTGATAAGGTTTTCCTGAACAGGAAACATGCCACCTCTACTCTGATTCTATACGAACCGGTAGCGGGGCTCAATCGCGATTCCCAATTTGATTTCAATCCGGATGAGCAGACGGCGATTCGCCGATGTCAACGATGCTGCAGGCCCGAATGATGTCCAGCCCCAGTTCGCTGGCCCGCCTAAGTAACTCAGGACTTTCGCTGCCCGGATTAAACCAGACTTCGTCGGCGCCTTTCGCCTGGATTTCTTCCAGTAAACTGATCCCGATCTGCGGTGGAACATACACGCTGATCCGATCCAGGTGAGCAACTGGCACCTCTGACAGGCTGGGGTAGACGGTTAGACCTTCAAGGCTCGTTTCGGTCGGATGAATCGGGAAGACTTCGTAACCCTGTTTCAGATGTGCACGGACCGACTTGTTTCCGTATTTTTGTCGGTCCGCACTGGCTCCAATAATGGCGACTGTCTGCTTTGGCATGCTTAGTCCTGTTTTTTCAAAGTAGAGACAAATTCGTCGTAATGTTTCTGGACCTCTGCCTGCGTCGGAGTTTTTCCTTCGCTGACAATCACCCGGTACTTCATTTCCAATGGTTTGCTTTCATCAAACTTTGTGTCAAAAAAGGCACCAAAGCGACCGTAGGGACGTTCGGAATAACGTGATGGTTCAGGGACGCTGGGGTCTTCCAGATATTCCACGTTATAGCGTTTTCCGTCAATTTCGTAAGACATGGCAAACCAGCCCAGATTCGTGTGACCATTGGGGTCGGTTTTGTCAGAGACCTGGAAGGGGGCCGGCTGCTGTGGGAATCCAGCGGGACGTACATACGTGGCATTGTTGGATTCTGCGACGTCCTGGGCTGCCCGGTACTGGAATCCGGCGTGCTGACGGTCTCCGTCCAGAACAATTTCGCCTCGTTTGCTTTCCAGTTGCGTCTGCCAGTCGATCTGCCAGGCAGGGAGTTTTGAGTTGGCGACTTCAACAGGGGTGACTGTGACTTTGCGAGTTTCAATGATCACAGGTTTTCCCTTGGCATCTTCCCAGTGAATTTCGGAAGTCATCGTGCCCTGTTTGGGGCCCCCTTTCATTTCCAGCATTTTCTCATGACGCAGATGTGCGCCATTTTTGCAGTGCCAGAAATCGAGTTCTGTGCCTTCAAATTTGGTTTTATTCCAGCCGACATACAAGCCACGGTGGTGTGTGTATTTTCCGCCTGGTCCTTTGGTGATGACTTTTTTGCTGCCTGGGCCGTAAACGTGGTGAAAAACCTTGTAGGTATCGTGAAAA is from Gimesia maris and encodes:
- a CDS encoding DUF1559 domain-containing protein, producing the protein MRTQKSRKHGFTLIELLVVIAIIAILIALLLPAVQQAREAARRSTCKNNLKQMGLALHNYHDTHRVFPPATINAGLTGCASVQGSSPILNHTCYQMILPYIDQANLYNQYNFSLPSGRGVHSGCTTAAPTTDQTSIVTSPVPVFLCPSDPGNPSQSVTSGTYHATPGWRTSYGVATYQYGASMGSWESNTSIEKGVLGRNGAARFRDITDGTSNTMIFVETPLNKTSTSYGPFWNAAAHTFFITPAKLNYTLNFNYDGNNKQYAWGAGSHHVGGGHILLADGAVRFLSENVDRVGVVAALISVRGGEILPEF
- a CDS encoding UvrB/UvrC motif-containing protein, with the translated sequence MKKCRVCNKPAVYHLTEIQNGEAQALHFCEEHFQEYISGQAPSDEWEPQDEATLIELNSQDLDLDEELECPNCGITFQEFRSEGRLGCPHDYIAFREPLIQLLENIHGACEHIGKFPKRAPTSSQQQYNLIKLRRELTAAVAEENYEAAASLRDQISKLEQEEENESSETDSPTE
- a CDS encoding acyltransferase family protein translates to MDSLPLDHPRLKKNNFDLLRLLFASMVCVVHAYDVSDFGQLAILAGVLSSKVAVQGFFVVSGFLIVMSYERSSSLKSYASKRLRRIYPAYFTVVILSAVFLVLVSQKLVQEYFSYAWLQYLAANLTFLNFLHPSLPGVFEANKYAAVNGALWTLKVEAMFYIAVPVLVYFFRRFPRLPILFLIYLLSIGYSELLLTASARTGVEFYARLARQLPGQMCFFMAGATLFYYLNFFERNVKWFAIVAAVILMVDGVVVPLPWLQPAALATLVIFFGLFLYAGNFGKYGDFSYGVYILHFPILQLLLNSGWFAERPWLFLLTTIGLTAVGAFLMWNLVEKRFLLRSSHYVAAVETPADELTVPQPASLSAE
- a CDS encoding CoA-binding protein, which gives rise to MPKQTVAIIGASADRQKYGNKSVRAHLKQGYEVFPIHPTETSLEGLTVYPSLSEVPVAHLDRISVYVPPQIGISLLEEIQAKGADEVWFNPGSESPELLRRASELGLDIIRACSIVDIGESPSAHPD
- a CDS encoding carboxypeptidase-like regulatory domain-containing protein; its protein translation is MDGAPLEGAKVIFEPQQATDKARRRASSATTESDGSYTLQYNSDASGATPGSHKVLISKMPDDPEQAGEQLIPAKYNNKTELTAEVKEGDNSFDFDLKSK
- a CDS encoding DUF6807 family protein, which encodes MNRLIATTLVLLAYLTVSAGIQASEKSGFTWKDQPEKKVADLYFNGNPVLQYVYPYDDSSKESFHDTYKVFHHVYGPGSKKVITKGPGGKYTHHRGLYVGWNKTKFEGTELDFWHCKNGAHLRHEKMLEMKGGPKQGTMTSEIHWEDAKGKPVIIETRKVTVTPVEVANSKLPAWQIDWQTQLESKRGEIVLDGDRQHAGFQYRAAQDVAESNNATYVRPAGFPQQPAPFQVSDKTDPNGHTNLGWFAMSYEIDGKRYNVEYLEDPSVPEPSRYSERPYGRFGAFFDTKFDESKPLEMKYRVIVSEGKTPTQAEVQKHYDEFVSTLKKQD
- a CDS encoding PEP/pyruvate-binding domain-containing protein; translated protein: MDRLIYQLSELDSSLVAEAGGKGASLGELMRARAPVPPGFVVTSAAFRHYFSATELQRPMLEIMQASKSNEIDYSQAHQRIRSCVEAVEVPVEICEAVLIAAEKLAAPRVSVRSSATCEDSATSAWAGQLETFLDVTPEEIIDKIRNCWLSLFSESALSYGGCHGFSTGEISVAVVVQQMVQSEISGIGFSVHPVTQEPEIQLIEACLGLGEAIVSGRITPDQFVVERGSRQILESITGDQKEALWIAEGNSKPVWQELDGRGRQPKITQEQVSEYSALLNQLHEHYGHPIDTEWAIQDGDFQVLQARPITTLAPEYNKRLFDDSQGWQFCVRRPFFLLAASLLPYWMDAKHADNTLGAHLNEALLIQDETGMMNMFYTQSSSEAFLERISDLFQNDREQLLRILRYGLGIYAQAPPVIEQGLSGFENLAELEDLFADIAQHTTVFPAWVLIYIEACQIDDPEVRSLAEQIRSHSLYPVIERNILQPLASQTAEQLGFAEPDCACELILWSELKSGTVTRELLESRYEAIREGKRFIFQVIDGEETFHLVSQTGYLLTRLAKQRNLQVRTNENELTGQVAWPGIFQGRARVVLSLDALGLTLSPDEVLVSIQSNPALMPLLQQCGAIVTDDGGIACHAAILARELKKPTLIGTREATIKIQTGDLIEIDTYAQVVRILEKKQS